TGACTACGCCACGCGAAGTTATGCCTGAGTTGCACGCGAAGATTGCAGCAGGGCAAAAGGTGAGCATCTTATTTGGGCCTGAACGTACGGGGCTTGAGAATGAAGATATTGCCGCAGCGAACGCTATTTTGACGATTCCAGTATCGGAGAAATATTCGTCACTCAATATTGCGCAGGCAGTGGGTATCGTTGGCTATGAGTGGTGGTTAAGTGGCCTTGGCGATGAAGTGCAACAGACTGCTATCGATGCGCCAGCGCCGCGCGAGGAACTGCTCGGCATGTTTGGTCAGCTTGAAGTTGCGCTGGATGATACGAATTTCTGGCGTGTGCCAGAAAAGAAAGAAATCATGTGGAAGAACATCCGCGCGAGTCTTATGCGCGCTGGCTTCTCGAGCTACGAAGTGGCGACGTGGAGAGGCATTATCAAAGCGCTGGCGGGTAAATAAAACGTCATAAAAGCTTCACATTTTTCCGCAACCAATCTTCTATAATTTACGGTGAAGGAGAGTGTATGGCAGCAGCCAGACCACCACAGCAACCCGCGCCCACGCAACCGAGGCCAAAGCCTGCGGGCAAAGGCTTTCATCTCGATTTCATGATGCCGTTCCGTGCAACGGGTAATTTTATTGCAGGTACGATTGGTGGCACACTCGATGGTATGTCCCAATGGGGTAATCGTGGCTTTAAGTTCGGCTTGGCCAGTGGTGTGGTCATGGGAATTTTTGGCGCACCGCCACTCTTGGCTTCCATGTCGTTTGTCGGACTTGTGATAGGTTGCACGCTTGCTGCTACCGTTGGCGGTATGGCACTTGGTGCGGCCGCAGGGGCGCTTACGGGTGGGTTCACACGCGCGGAGCGTATGGAGCGTCGTGAGGCGGCGCGGGCACGCATGCGGACAGCGACGGCAGGGCCGCAGGCCGTTTCAACGGGTGATGCTATCGACCGTATCAATGACTCGAATTTTGACCGCCAACTACAACAAAATGCTGAAAATGCAACCTATTGGCGGGATCAGGTGTCTGGCCCATCAAGTGGTATGGGGCGTGGACATTAGGCGTTATTAAGTGCGGGTGAACGCTTTGTTCCCCCGTAGGCCCCCTCCGCCGCTTCGCGGCTCGCGCAGCTACGGCGCTACGCGGTTCTTTGATTAACCCTACCCCCCCCTCTCAAATGTCACAAAACCTTCACACTACTAGACGATCTCTTTGGTTATACTGCAAGGTAAGAAATTAGTAGGAGTTCACCATGGGTGACAAAAGAGAAGAACCGATTGTACCTTATAACCACTCAACCGTAGGTGCAGTCTTTACGCGTGCTGGCGGCACAGCAGGTGGTGCAGCAGAAAAAGGTATCAGCACTGTAGCGTGGACCATTGGCGGTCTTGCACTTTTCGGAGCTGTAGTTGGCCTCGTAGGTGCAACGATTGGTTGGGCAGCAGTCGGGACTGCTTTGAGTAGTTTACTTGGCGGCGCTGAAGTAAGTGCTAATATTGCAAATGTCTTTTGGGCAGTTGTAGGAACGGGTGCTTTAGGTGCAGTAGTAGGTGCGTTAATTTCGCCTATCACGGGTTTCTTTGGAGCCGTTAAAGGTGGATTTGATGGCTACGACAGAGCAGATACGCGCATTAGCCAAGAGCGTGGCGCAGCACAAATGATGAACGCCGAAATTCAGGCGCTACAATCGCAAGCAATGATTATGCAAGCATCGCAACCACAAGCGCGCGCGGGTGACCGTTACGCAGGTGCAAGCACGATGCTGCAAGCAGATCACAGCGCACTACAAGCAGCGCAATATGATGGTCGCATGAATGGCCTGCAACTCGAGGCAGCTCGGTAGGAGATAAGTTATGGTGAATGTTGTAAGAGGTTTGCAAAGAGGTTTAGACGGGCTGGGTGATTTTGCCAGCGCTGTCGGTAAAACCTTCGCAAGCAAAGAAGCACGCCATGAAGCTGCTGCCTTACTGAAGGCAGGTAAACGCAAAACTCCAATGCTTGATGAAGCTGGTAAAATCATAAAAGTTGACGGAAAAATTCAATACGACATTGTAGATATTGGTAAGTTTAGCGGCCGAAACGAACATACTGGAGCGTTTGGAAGATTAGTTGCTGGTCCTGTCGATTATATCACGGCTGGTATTCGTGCTCCGTTTGAGTGGGCTGGCAGACTTGTTGGTTTTGGTGGGCGTAAGCTTGCTGTAGCGCATTTGTCTAACCCTTTCCTTACTACGGGTACGGTAGTTGCTGCAGGTGGTGCTTATGGTCTTCATGAGTGGCAGAAGGGGCAGCGCCAAGACGCACTGCAAACCCAAGCGGCTGTTCAGCAAGCCATGATGCAGAGCCCATATATGAATTCGGTTAGCCCACAGGAAGCTGCATTGCTGGAGTCACGTTTCCGCTCAGGTGGTGTCTCGATGGCGGAGATGGAAGAACAGCGCCGTATGGCTGCTCAGGGTCAGCCAGCTACCAACGTTTAGTCTTAAATCTCCGATTTAATCCTATTTTTCAATGCTTCGGACATCGTCATGCTGACTAGTCCTAAGCGTGGCTATGCCAGCTCATGGCTGACTCGCGCCTACTGGCGCTCGAATAACGGGAATTTAGCCTTGACTCCAAGCCAAATTTGTCTATTTTGCGCCTCCCTTTCGGGGTCGGAGCGCATATCCCTCTCCACCGAGCATAAGGGTTTTTGTAGGGATAGAACATTGTTGCAAGGAGTTTGGTCATGTCGAAACGTCATGCCGTTAAATACAAAATTTCCCGCCGTTTGGGTGAAAACCTCTGGGGTCGCGCTAAGGACCCTCTAAACCGTCGTGCGTATGGCCCAGGCCAGCACGGTAACGCTCGCAAGAAACTGTCGGACTATGGTACGCAGTTGCGCGCTAAGCAAAAACTGAAAGCATACTACGGTAACATCACCGAGAAGCAGTTCCACAAGACCTACGTGGAAGCAATGCGTATGAAAGGTGATACCAGCGAGAACCTCATCGGCTTGCTCGAGAGCCGTTTGGATGCTGTTGTGTACCGTATGTGCGTGGTGCCAACCGTATTCGCTGCTCGCCAGTTCGT
This sequence is a window from Alphaproteobacteria bacterium. Protein-coding genes within it:
- the rpsD gene encoding 30S ribosomal protein S4 gives rise to the protein MSKRHAVKYKISRRLGENLWGRAKDPLNRRAYGPGQHGNARKKLSDYGTQLRAKQKLKAYYGNITEKQFHKTYVEAMRMKGDTSENLIGLLESRLDAVVYRMCVVPTVFAARQFVNHGHVLVNGKRVNIPSYIVKENDVIEVKQKSKQLAIVVESMASPERDVPDYISMDEAAVKATFARAPKLAEVPYPVQMEPNLVVEFYSR
- a CDS encoding RNA methyltransferase; translated protein: MVGTLNITLIRPQMGENIGSAARNMANFGLSELRLVAPRDGWPNPKASDTAGRALEVIDDASLFNTTAEAVADAQFVLATTARDRVVNLPVTTPREVMPELHAKIAAGQKVSILFGPERTGLENEDIAAANAILTIPVSEKYSSLNIAQAVGIVGYEWWLSGLGDEVQQTAIDAPAPREELLGMFGQLEVALDDTNFWRVPEKKEIMWKNIRASLMRAGFSSYEVATWRGIIKALAGK